In a single window of the Gossypium hirsutum isolate 1008001.06 chromosome A13, Gossypium_hirsutum_v2.1, whole genome shotgun sequence genome:
- the LOC107894034 gene encoding probable metal-nicotianamine transporter YSL7, protein MVRSIDNYNDDHQEGWETEALDNGDQQSTDKVLVEAAFKGTPVPPWNKQITVRAVVTSLVLSLVFNFIVCKLNLTTGVIPSLNVAAGLLGFAVVKTWTTVLEKLGLLKQPFTRQENTVIQTCVVASSGIAFSSGTASYLLGMSPLVAGQGDSGNTPENVKRLSLGWMIGFLFIVSFVGLFSIVTLRKIMILKYKLTYPSGTATAYLINSFHTPKGAKLAKKQVAVLFKSFAVSFVWAFFQWFYTAVDGCGFSNFPTFGLQAYDKKFYFDFSSTYIGVGMICPYMVNVSMLLGAIFSWGILWPIIEGKKGVWYSAELSPTSLHGLQGYKVFIAISMMLGDGLYHVLFMLIKTIHSLIVKNSGKKDSSVVAPGASDLDSETADYDEIRRTEFFMKDQIPNKVALSGYVVLAIISVIVVPFIFHQLKWYHILVAYAIAPILAFCNAYGCGLTDWSLASNYGKLAIIIFSSWVGLNNGGVVAGLASCGVMMSIVSTASDLMQDFKTGYLTLSSPRSMFFAQVIGTAIGCIMSPLVFWFFYKAYPIGDPNGTYPAPYGLLYRGIALLGVEGISSLPKNCLNLVIVFFLIAFAINLIKELLQRYETKLGLHRFVPSPMCMAIPFYLGGFFGIDMCVGSLILFLWERRNKQQATDFAPAVASGLICGDSLWGVPAAILSLLNVNPPLCMKFLSAAVNAKVDSFLEGN, encoded by the exons ATGGTGAGATCAATAGATAACTACAATGATGATCATCAAGAAGGGTGGGAAACAGAAGCCCTTGATAATGGTGATCAGCAATCGACGGATAAAGTATTGGTGGAGGCAGCTTTCAAAGGGACGCCGGTTCCGCCATGGAACAAGCAGATAACAGTGAGGGCCGTGGTGACTAGCCTTGTTTTGAGCTTGGTATTCAACTTCATTGTCTGCAAGCTTAATCTAACCACCGGTGTTATACCGTCTCTCAACGTCGCCGCTGGTTTGTTGGGATTCGCCGTCGTCAAAACTTGGACCACCGTTCTCGAGAAGCTTGGACTCTTGAAACAACCTTTCACGAGGCAAGAGAATACCGTCATCCAAACATGTGTCGTCGCCTCATCGGGCATTGCCTTCAGCA GTGGCACTGCAAGTTACTTGTTGGGGATGAGCCCGCTTGTAGCAGGTCAAGGAGACAGTGGGAATACGCCAGAAAATGTAAAGAGACTATCACTTGGGTGGATGATAGGGTTTCTCTTTATCGTCAGCTTTGTTGGCTTGTTTTCTATTGTGACCCTCAGAAAG ATAATGATCTTGAAATATAAGTTAACATATCCTAGCGGGACAGCGACTGCATACCTCATCAACAGTTTTCACACACCCAAAGGTGCCAAGTTGGCCAA GAAACAAGTTGCTGTTCTCTTCAAAAGCTTTGCCGTCAGCTTTGTATGGGCGTTTTTCCAATGGTTTTACACTGCTGTTGATGGCTGCGGGTTTTCGAACTTCCCCACCTTCGGTCTCCAAGCATACGACAAGAA GTTCTACTTTGATTTCTCATCAACATATATTGGTGTGGGGATGATTTGCCCTTACATGGTGAATGTGTCTATGCTTTTGGGAGCCATCTTTTCATGGGGAATCTTGTGGCCAATTATTGAGGGCAAGAAAGGTGTGTGGTATAGTGCTGAGCTTAGTCCAACCAGTCTCCATGGCTTGCAAGGATACAAA GTTTTTATTGCTATTTCCATGATGCTTGGTGATGGGCTATATCATGTTCTCTTCATGCTAATCAAGACCATACACAGCCTCATAGTTAAAAACTCCGGTAAGAAGGACTCGTCTGTTGTTGCCCCCGGTGCTTCGGATCTTGATTCAGAGACTGCAGATTACGATGAAATTAGACGAACTGAGTTCTTCATGAAAGATCAGATTCCGAATAAGGTAGCCTTGTCGGGCTATGTTGTCCTGGCGATCATATCCGTCATTGTTGTTCCTTTCATCTTCCACCAACTAAAGTGGTACCACATTCTCGTTGCTTATGCCATTGCGCCCATATTGGCTTTTTGCAACGCCTACGGTTGCGGTCTCACCGACTGGTCTCTAGCCTCCAACTACGGGAAATTAGCCATCATCATTTTCAGCTCGTGGGTTGGACTCAATAACGGTGGTGTCGTTGCTGGTTTAGCATCTTGCGGTGTGATGATGAGCATCGTTTCCACAGCCTCCGATCTCATGCAGGACTTCAAAACGGGATACCTCACTCTGTCATCTCCCCGCTCCATGTTTTTCGCCCAAGTAATAGGGACCGCCATTGGCTGCATCATGTCACCATTGGTCTTTTGGTTCTTCTACAAGGCTTACCCTATAGGTGACCCCAATGGCACGTACCCTGCACCCTACGGTCTCTTATACCGCGGAATTGCACTTCTCGGCGTCGAAGGCATCTCTTCACTCCCCAAAAACTGCCTCAACCTTGTCATCGTGTTCTTCCTCATTGCATTCGCCATAAACTTGATTAAAGAGCTGTTGCAGCGATACGAGACGAAGTTAGGGCTTCATCGGTTCGTCCCTAGTCCAATGTGCATGGCCATCCCATTTTACCTAGGTGGATTCTTTGGAATTGACATGTGTGTAGGGAGTTTGATTCTCTTCTTGTGGGAGAGGAGGAACAAGCAGCAGGCCACTGACTTTGCACCAGCCGTGGCATCGGGACTCATCTGCGGTGACTCGTTGTGGGGTGTACCGGCTGCTATTCTTTCCCTTCTTAATGTCAACCCTCCTCTTTGCATGAAGTTTCTCTCGGCCGCCGTAAATGCCAAGGTCGACAGCTTCTTGGAAGGAAACTAA